One stretch of Brevibacillus laterosporus DNA includes these proteins:
- a CDS encoding YbaB/EbfC family nucleoid-associated protein produces the protein MKNMQQMMKQVKKMQDDMQKAQEQLKERVVEGTAGGGAVVVKANGHKQVIDVTINPEVVDPEDVEMLQDLVLAAINDAMKNVDEVVGKEMGRFTGGMNIPGLF, from the coding sequence ATGAAAAACATGCAACAAATGATGAAACAAGTGAAAAAAATGCAAGATGATATGCAGAAGGCACAAGAGCAATTAAAAGAAAGAGTAGTAGAAGGAACAGCTGGCGGTGGCGCTGTAGTTGTAAAGGCAAACGGACATAAGCAAGTCATTGATGTAACAATCAATCCAGAAGTAGTTGATCCAGAAGATGTAGAAATGTTACAAGATCTAGTTCTTGCTGCCATTAATGATGCCATGAAAAATGTTGATGAAGTAGTTGGAAAAGAAATGGGACGCTTTACTGGTGGCATGAACATTCCTGGATTGTTCTAA
- the aceA gene encoding isocitrate lyase yields the protein MTKLKQIKELEQSWESKRWEGITRPYSAEEVVRLRGSIQVEHTLAKLGAERLWNLLHTEDYVHALGALTGNQAIQQVKAGLKAIYLSGWQVAADANLSGHMYPDQSLYPANSVPQVVKRINQALQRADQIAHSEGKEETNWFAPIIADAEAGFGGPLNVFELMKAMIEAGAAGVHFEDQLASEKKCGHMGGKVLIPTQAAVRNLVAARFAADVMGVSTLVVARTDANGAYLLTSDIDPRDQEFLTGDRTAEGFYQLRGGLDAAIARGLAYAPYADLIWCETSEPNLEEARRFAEAIHEQYPNKLLAYNCSPSFNWKKKLDEETIALFQQEIGKMGYKFQFVTLAGFHALNHSMFELAQGYRERGMAAYSELQQAEFASEQKGYTATRHQREVGTGYFDEIAQVISGGNSSTTALHGSTEEEQFSASR from the coding sequence ATGACTAAATTGAAGCAAATAAAAGAGTTGGAACAGTCTTGGGAGTCTAAACGTTGGGAAGGAATTACAAGACCATATTCTGCTGAAGAAGTTGTTCGATTACGTGGTTCAATTCAGGTTGAGCATACATTGGCAAAATTGGGAGCAGAGCGACTTTGGAATCTGCTTCATACCGAGGATTACGTTCATGCCTTGGGAGCTTTAACGGGAAATCAAGCGATCCAGCAAGTGAAAGCCGGATTAAAAGCCATCTATTTGAGCGGATGGCAAGTTGCTGCTGATGCCAATCTATCTGGTCACATGTATCCCGATCAAAGCTTGTATCCAGCTAACAGTGTGCCACAAGTGGTGAAAAGAATTAATCAGGCCCTCCAGCGGGCTGATCAAATTGCTCATTCAGAAGGAAAAGAAGAAACGAATTGGTTTGCACCAATCATAGCTGATGCTGAAGCAGGATTCGGTGGACCACTTAATGTATTTGAATTAATGAAAGCCATGATTGAAGCTGGAGCGGCAGGTGTTCATTTTGAGGATCAATTAGCTTCTGAGAAAAAGTGTGGTCATATGGGCGGGAAAGTCTTAATTCCTACTCAGGCAGCCGTCCGAAACTTGGTCGCCGCTCGATTTGCTGCCGATGTGATGGGAGTATCAACTTTAGTGGTAGCTCGTACAGATGCCAATGGGGCTTACCTGCTTACCAGTGATATTGATCCAAGAGATCAGGAATTTTTGACAGGGGATCGAACAGCAGAAGGCTTCTATCAACTACGTGGGGGACTAGATGCAGCGATTGCCAGAGGACTAGCGTATGCTCCTTATGCTGATCTTATTTGGTGCGAGACATCGGAACCTAATCTAGAAGAAGCTAGACGTTTTGCAGAAGCAATCCATGAGCAATATCCAAATAAATTGTTAGCCTATAATTGCTCTCCATCATTTAATTGGAAAAAGAAACTAGATGAGGAAACTATCGCTTTATTCCAGCAAGAAATCGGCAAGATGGGGTATAAGTTCCAGTTCGTTACCCTAGCCGGATTCCATGCACTTAACCACAGTATGTTTGAATTAGCTCAAGGCTATCGTGAACGAGGAATGGCGGCTTACTCGGAGTTACAGCAAGCAGAATTTGCTAGTGAGCAAAAAGGTTATACAGCAACAAGGCATCAACGTGAAGTAGGAACGGGGTATTTTGACGAAATAGCACAAGTGATTTCAGGCGGAAATTCTTCTACGACTGCATTGCATGGTTCAACGGAAGAAGAGCAATTCTCGGCTAGTAGATAG
- a CDS encoding anti-sigma factor antagonist, with amino-acid sequence MNPTNVFEVTQQETESGTIVFLHGQLDLSMAPYFRSVLEPLATQQDKTLTLNLRDLRYIDSTGIGIIISFLKMRNEMGTTLNVEEVSPKIQRLFDMIGITKFLMPQKESRMDKTGGTA; translated from the coding sequence ATGAATCCAACGAATGTTTTTGAAGTGACACAGCAGGAAACAGAGTCAGGTACAATTGTATTTCTGCATGGTCAACTTGATTTATCCATGGCTCCCTATTTTCGATCGGTTTTAGAGCCCCTCGCTACACAACAAGATAAAACATTAACCTTAAACCTACGAGATTTACGATATATCGATAGCACAGGGATAGGCATTATTATTTCCTTTCTAAAAATGCGGAATGAAATGGGGACAACTTTGAACGTAGAGGAAGTTTCCCCCAAAATCCAGCGTCTGTTCGATATGATTGGTATTACCAAGTTTTTAATGCCACAAAAGGAATCACGTATGGATAAGACAGGAGGAACGGCATGA
- a CDS encoding rRNA pseudouridine synthase: MKRERLDKVLANTGKGTRKEVKQLVKQRIVTVDGVVATDPGMHVIPEQQLIEINGEPLLFKRWVFVMLNKPAGVISATEDALHETVVDLLPDEWRHKVHPVGRLDIDTEGLLLLTNDGQLSHSLLTPKKKVDKEYFARIEGRVTDEHIAAFKQGVTLDDGYETMPATLEILQSGDISEIHVTIMEGKYHQVKRMFAAFDLMVVYLKRVRMGPLLLDESLELGEFRELTEEELNSLRRGHESE, encoded by the coding sequence ATGAAACGCGAACGTCTAGATAAAGTATTAGCTAACACAGGCAAGGGAACACGTAAGGAAGTAAAACAGTTGGTCAAACAGCGCATCGTTACCGTTGATGGTGTTGTTGCTACCGATCCTGGCATGCACGTTATTCCAGAACAACAGCTTATAGAAATTAATGGTGAACCGCTTCTATTTAAGCGTTGGGTATTCGTTATGCTTAATAAACCAGCAGGTGTTATTTCAGCGACAGAAGATGCCCTACATGAAACCGTTGTCGACTTGTTGCCGGATGAATGGAGACACAAAGTACATCCTGTAGGTCGTCTCGATATCGACACAGAAGGACTACTCCTTTTAACCAATGATGGTCAACTCTCTCATAGCCTACTTACTCCTAAAAAGAAAGTGGACAAGGAATATTTTGCACGTATTGAAGGACGGGTTACAGATGAACACATCGCTGCCTTCAAACAAGGTGTGACATTGGATGACGGTTATGAAACCATGCCAGCTACACTTGAAATCCTCCAATCGGGGGACATCTCTGAAATTCATGTGACCATCATGGAAGGGAAATATCATCAGGTAAAGCGTATGTTTGCTGCCTTTGACCTGATGGTTGTTTATCTGAAGCGAGTACGCATGGGCCCTCTATTACTGGATGAATCACTTGAACTAGGTGAGTTCCGTGAACTAACAGAAGAAGAGTTAAATTCCTTACGTAGAGGTCATGAAAGCGAATAA
- the recR gene encoding recombination protein RecR: MFYPEPVSKLIEGFMKLPGIGPKTASRLAFHVLSMKEDDVLDLAKALVNAKRQLHYCSVCNNITDSDPCQICRDKSRDGSTICVVQEPKDLVAMERTREFTGYYHVLHGAISPMDGIGPEDIHIPDLLKRLGDEQVQELILATNPNIEGEATAMYISRLVKPFGIRVTRIAHGLPVGGDLEYADEVTLTKALEGRREL, from the coding sequence GTGTTTTATCCAGAGCCCGTCTCGAAGTTAATAGAAGGTTTTATGAAATTGCCGGGCATTGGACCAAAAACAGCAAGTCGGTTAGCTTTTCATGTGCTAAGCATGAAGGAAGATGACGTACTTGATTTAGCAAAAGCGTTGGTTAACGCCAAACGGCAACTGCACTACTGCTCGGTTTGTAATAATATCACCGATTCGGACCCATGTCAGATTTGCCGCGATAAAAGCCGTGATGGTTCTACTATCTGTGTGGTTCAAGAACCAAAAGATTTGGTTGCCATGGAACGAACTAGAGAATTCACGGGGTACTATCATGTGTTACATGGCGCTATCTCACCTATGGATGGGATTGGTCCCGAGGATATTCATATTCCAGATTTGCTCAAACGCCTAGGTGATGAACAAGTACAAGAGCTGATTTTAGCTACGAACCCTAACATTGAGGGGGAAGCTACAGCGATGTATATTTCACGTTTGGTAAAACCTTTTGGCATACGCGTCACCCGTATTGCTCATGGTCTGCCTGTAGGTGGAGATTTAGAGTATGCCGATGAAGTAACATTGACCAAAGCATTAGAAGGTCGCCGGGAGTTATAA
- the rsbW gene encoding anti-sigma B factor RsbW, which translates to MIAQNKLVRMTIPAHADFIDVVRLSLYGLATRMGFSFEDIEDMKVAVSEACNNVIVHAYAGVDDGFIDVAFETAPEGLRIVIKDYGESFDYKGASEKASSLHDKEMTDLKAGGLGIYMMQALMDEVEVSNENGTEVVLTKWLGGSLGGNTHAAESNVSVISRDSRE; encoded by the coding sequence ATGATTGCTCAAAATAAGTTAGTCCGTATGACCATACCGGCTCATGCTGACTTTATCGATGTAGTCCGGCTTTCTTTATATGGATTGGCAACCAGAATGGGTTTTTCTTTTGAAGATATTGAAGATATGAAGGTTGCCGTTTCGGAGGCTTGTAATAATGTTATTGTTCATGCTTATGCAGGAGTGGATGATGGCTTTATTGATGTGGCATTCGAGACAGCACCTGAAGGTTTGCGTATTGTTATTAAAGACTATGGGGAGAGCTTTGACTACAAAGGGGCATCTGAAAAAGCTAGTTCCTTACATGATAAAGAAATGACAGATTTAAAAGCTGGTGGTTTAGGAATTTATATGATGCAAGCATTGATGGATGAAGTAGAGGTTTCGAATGAGAATGGTACAGAGGTGGTACTTACTAAATGGCTTGGCGGAAGTTTAGGAGGGAATACGCATGCAGCAGAATCCAATGTTAGCGTCATCTCCCGGGATAGCAGAGAGTGA
- the dnaX gene encoding DNA polymerase III subunit gamma/tau — translation MAYTALYRVYRPQTFGDVIGQAHVTTTLQNALREGRLSHAYLFNGPRGTGKTSAAKIMSKAVNCQDPQDGEPCNQCPACIAITEGSVTDVLEIDAASNRGVEEIRDIRDKVKFAPSEVKYKVYIIDEVHMLTTEAFNALLKTLEEPPGHVLFILATTEPHKLPATIISRCQRFDFHRISLAEMALRLQHICDAQQIEAEEQALQLVAKMAEGGMRDALSLLDQAISYSGNQVRASDVLKITGAVSQAYFSTLGRMISEQNVTGVMEELEKIMSQGKDPEQFLQDLLFYFRDMLLFKTAPNLEEIMERTLIDEQFPDVANRFALPVLYEVIEQLNQALTQLKWSTFARVLVEMTLVRLCHLSTSASKGVPLSTGQDLSMAGHGASVGSETNIASGVTGMISSSDVAPLLDRVKVLEEKLNQILQGNLVEGGRSASEDGKQREVRRALPVTGGSKTSMTKVRETVRQTDEGLSQKIRGSWSQVLSEVKKVHYKYHAWVVSGQPAVASSDAVIVTFKGSIHCEKTMEPELRGIVERAFLTVSGKPLQLLSITEEEWENVRGEQTHSNSTGSDQPPEDPFIAEAIRVAGERLTHIKE, via the coding sequence ATGGCATATACAGCTCTATATCGAGTATATAGACCTCAAACCTTTGGTGATGTGATTGGGCAAGCTCATGTCACAACAACCTTGCAAAATGCTCTTCGCGAGGGGCGACTTTCGCATGCTTACCTGTTTAATGGGCCAAGGGGAACGGGAAAGACTAGTGCTGCCAAGATTATGTCGAAAGCGGTAAACTGCCAGGATCCGCAGGATGGAGAACCGTGTAACCAATGCCCAGCATGTATAGCAATTACAGAAGGCTCAGTGACCGATGTCTTAGAGATTGACGCTGCATCAAACCGCGGTGTTGAAGAAATTCGAGATATACGTGATAAGGTCAAATTTGCACCAAGCGAAGTAAAATATAAAGTGTACATTATTGATGAGGTACACATGTTGACAACAGAAGCGTTTAACGCCCTGTTAAAAACATTAGAAGAACCGCCCGGGCACGTACTATTTATTTTAGCCACGACCGAGCCACATAAGTTACCAGCAACAATTATTTCGCGTTGTCAGCGCTTTGATTTTCACCGCATTTCTCTGGCTGAAATGGCCCTGCGTTTGCAACATATTTGTGATGCGCAACAGATTGAGGCTGAGGAACAAGCTCTTCAGTTGGTTGCTAAAATGGCTGAGGGTGGAATGCGGGATGCTCTTAGTCTTTTAGATCAAGCTATTAGCTATAGTGGTAATCAAGTACGTGCGTCGGATGTATTAAAGATTACAGGGGCCGTATCACAAGCCTATTTTTCTACACTTGGTCGTATGATTTCTGAACAAAATGTAACTGGCGTAATGGAAGAGCTGGAGAAGATCATGTCTCAGGGAAAAGACCCTGAACAGTTTTTACAAGATCTGCTGTTCTATTTTAGGGATATGCTGTTGTTTAAAACAGCCCCTAATCTGGAAGAAATCATGGAACGAACATTAATTGATGAACAATTTCCAGATGTAGCTAACCGCTTTGCTCTGCCAGTTTTGTATGAGGTAATTGAACAGCTTAATCAGGCATTGACCCAGTTAAAGTGGTCAACGTTTGCACGAGTTTTGGTGGAGATGACATTAGTCCGCTTATGTCACTTATCCACTTCTGCTTCCAAAGGGGTTCCGTTATCTACAGGGCAAGATTTGTCGATGGCTGGTCATGGAGCAAGTGTGGGATCTGAAACCAACATAGCTTCTGGAGTGACCGGCATGATTTCTAGTTCAGATGTAGCTCCCCTCTTAGATCGTGTAAAGGTGCTAGAAGAGAAGCTGAACCAAATCCTACAGGGAAATCTTGTAGAGGGAGGAAGGTCTGCTTCAGAAGATGGGAAACAACGAGAGGTACGACGTGCTCTGCCGGTTACAGGCGGTTCTAAGACTTCTATGACAAAGGTGCGCGAAACGGTTCGCCAAACAGATGAGGGACTTTCTCAAAAAATTCGTGGTTCTTGGAGCCAAGTTTTATCCGAAGTGAAAAAGGTTCACTATAAATATCATGCATGGGTCGTAAGCGGTCAGCCAGCTGTAGCTAGCTCTGATGCTGTAATTGTTACGTTTAAAGGGTCGATTCATTGTGAAAAAACCATGGAACCAGAGCTAAGAGGCATTGTAGAGCGTGCGTTTCTTACTGTATCAGGTAAACCGCTACAGCTTCTATCCATAACAGAAGAAGAGTGGGAAAATGTACGGGGAGAGCAAACGCACTCAAATTCCACTGGATCAGATCAGCCCCCAGAAGATCCGTTTATTGCCGAGGCGATTCGGGTTGCTGGTGAAAGATTGACTCACATTAAGGAATAA
- a CDS encoding PAS domain-containing sensor histidine kinase, which produces MEKIITTQKCHAFSRLKQYSQHIKHALIIVDEQDLILEVSEALLQATGFSYEQVISAPFQKVIPYMNSVSHLYDSLLEKEKQMLKPTEMIYQDVQGQKSKTPVMITTSYKNGEQIYFFHLFQLTKDLSISLSQRMADQLTSEINLGVVVLDVQARLVDISHVACKVLGVERMLILNKHIDQVFAGIPEEQRLVQRELLEGVKFQNKAMSWTNQKQRYELLVDSNTLHNEVGQIVGAYVIFKDVTNMRSLEQKIERSDRLAMIGQIAAGTAHEIRNPLTSIKGFLQMFQQSFKENGMDKEKAFTDIMLTELHRINSLVSEFLLLSKPRDVQYQMISLHTVFEEIMPIVESEALLHGIEVRYTGTEALPMVVGDAELLKQVFLNICKNGMEAMGNEGTLTISYHYEVDSDKISLNIQDTGPGIPGYLIDKIFDPFFTTKDEGTGLGLSVCQKIIHDIGGQIRVSSKGFGTTFHILLSYM; this is translated from the coding sequence GTGGAGAAAATAATAACGACACAGAAGTGCCATGCTTTCTCAAGACTGAAGCAATACTCGCAGCATATCAAACATGCTTTAATAATTGTTGATGAACAAGATTTAATTTTAGAAGTGAGTGAAGCATTGTTACAGGCAACAGGGTTTAGCTATGAACAAGTCATTTCTGCGCCATTTCAAAAAGTCATACCTTATATGAATTCTGTTAGTCATCTGTACGATAGTTTATTAGAAAAGGAAAAACAGATGTTAAAACCAACAGAAATGATTTATCAAGATGTTCAGGGTCAAAAATCGAAGACTCCTGTCATGATTACCACATCTTATAAGAATGGGGAACAGATTTATTTTTTCCATTTGTTCCAGCTAACTAAGGATTTGTCCATATCTCTGTCTCAACGTATGGCTGATCAGCTTACTTCCGAAATAAATTTGGGTGTCGTCGTCCTAGATGTTCAAGCTCGTTTGGTAGATATAAGTCATGTAGCTTGTAAAGTATTGGGTGTGGAGCGTATGCTTATCTTAAATAAGCATATTGATCAGGTTTTTGCGGGAATTCCAGAGGAACAACGATTAGTGCAACGAGAGCTTTTAGAAGGGGTAAAATTTCAAAATAAGGCAATGTCTTGGACAAATCAAAAGCAGCGTTACGAGCTTTTGGTAGACTCTAATACGTTGCATAATGAAGTAGGTCAAATTGTTGGAGCCTACGTTATTTTTAAAGATGTGACCAATATGCGTTCGCTGGAGCAAAAGATTGAACGAAGCGATCGACTTGCGATGATTGGACAGATCGCAGCAGGCACAGCTCACGAAATAAGAAATCCGCTTACTTCTATCAAAGGCTTTTTGCAAATGTTTCAGCAATCATTTAAGGAAAATGGGATGGATAAGGAGAAGGCATTTACGGATATCATGCTAACTGAATTACATCGGATTAATTCACTAGTCAGTGAATTTCTGCTCCTAAGTAAGCCTCGTGATGTTCAATATCAGATGATCAGTCTACATACGGTCTTTGAAGAAATCATGCCTATTGTAGAAAGTGAAGCTTTGTTACATGGAATTGAGGTTCGTTACACAGGGACAGAAGCTTTGCCAATGGTTGTCGGTGATGCTGAGTTATTAAAGCAAGTTTTCCTAAATATCTGTAAAAATGGAATGGAAGCCATGGGGAATGAAGGGACCTTGACGATATCGTATCACTATGAAGTGGACTCTGATAAAATTAGTTTAAATATTCAAGATACGGGACCTGGTATTCCTGGTTATTTAATTGACAAGATTTTTGACCCCTTCTTTACGACAAAGGATGAAGGAACTGGGCTAGGATTATCTGTTTGTCAAAAAATCATTCATGATATCGGAGGACAAATTCGTGTCTCCTCTAAAGGATTTGGAACGACCTTTCACATTTTATTATCATATATGTAA
- the tadA gene encoding tRNA adenosine(34) deaminase TadA, with product MEPNHEMFMREAMKEAAKAAALGEVPIGAVIVRKGEIVGRGYNLRETQKDPTLHAEMIAIREASKNLGGWRLIGCDLYVTLEPCPMCAGAIVQSRIEQVYYGATDPKAGCAGTLMNLCNEPRFNHQLPVWAGVLQDECQMMLKDFFRQLRKKKKEDAKSISLIQTD from the coding sequence ATGGAACCAAACCACGAGATGTTTATGAGAGAAGCAATGAAAGAAGCGGCAAAAGCGGCAGCATTAGGAGAGGTTCCGATTGGAGCGGTTATCGTACGAAAAGGAGAGATTGTCGGGAGGGGATATAATCTACGAGAAACGCAAAAGGATCCGACCTTGCATGCCGAAATGATTGCTATACGCGAAGCAAGCAAGAACTTAGGTGGCTGGCGGTTAATTGGATGTGATCTATATGTGACCCTTGAGCCTTGTCCTATGTGCGCAGGCGCAATTGTACAAAGTCGGATCGAACAGGTTTATTATGGGGCAACTGATCCGAAAGCGGGTTGTGCAGGGACATTAATGAATTTATGCAATGAACCGCGATTTAATCATCAATTACCTGTTTGGGCAGGTGTATTACAAGATGAATGCCAGATGATGCTTAAAGATTTTTTTCGACAACTGCGAAAAAAGAAGAAGGAAGATGCAAAGAGCATCTCCCTCATCCAGACTGATTAA
- the aceB gene encoding malate synthase A: protein MEKILTETEPYPVGVLITGEMNERYQEILTPGALGFLADLSRTFEVRRQELLVKREQRQQKIDRGIMPQFLEETKSIREGDWTIAPIPDDLQDRRVEITGPTSDRKMVINACNSGAKAFMADFEDANSPSWRNTIEGQINMRDAINRTISFTSKEGKSYQLHEKITTLLARPRGWHLQEKHIYVDNHPISASFVDFGLYFFHNAKKLLEIGSGPYFYLPKLEGHEEARLWNDVFVFAQQRLGIEQGTIKATVLIETILASFEMDEILYELRDHSAGLNCGRWDYIFSFIKKFCKNKSVILPDRAQVNMTVPFMKAYTDLTIQTCHKRNAHAMGGMAAQIPVRNDVIANEAAFEKVRLDKEREALAGHDGTWVAHPGLVPVALSVFDKTMPSANQIHLKRPDVHVSPADLLAVPAGTITEQGVRTNISVAIQYVEAWLRGMGAVPINNLMEDAATAEISRAQVWQWIRHPDGVFTDGRRITWELVEGMIHEEMATLQQEIGLERFEAGEFPLAIALFKEVVQAEEFIPFITLPAYEHI from the coding sequence ATGGAAAAGATATTGACTGAAACAGAGCCGTATCCAGTTGGCGTTCTGATTACAGGTGAGATGAACGAACGTTATCAGGAAATATTGACACCAGGAGCCTTGGGTTTTCTAGCTGATCTATCAAGAACATTTGAAGTAAGACGTCAGGAACTTTTAGTAAAGAGAGAACAACGACAACAGAAAATTGATCGGGGAATCATGCCCCAGTTTTTAGAGGAAACCAAAAGCATTAGAGAAGGAGACTGGACGATTGCCCCCATTCCTGATGATCTACAGGATCGTCGGGTAGAAATTACTGGTCCTACTTCTGATCGGAAAATGGTAATAAACGCTTGTAATTCAGGTGCCAAAGCTTTTATGGCTGATTTTGAAGATGCGAATTCGCCTTCATGGAGAAATACGATAGAAGGTCAAATCAACATGAGAGATGCCATTAACCGTACGATTTCTTTTACCAGCAAAGAAGGAAAATCCTATCAATTACATGAGAAAATCACTACATTGTTAGCTAGACCGCGTGGCTGGCATTTGCAGGAGAAGCATATTTATGTAGATAATCATCCAATATCAGCTAGTTTTGTGGATTTTGGGCTCTATTTTTTTCATAATGCTAAGAAGCTACTGGAAATAGGTTCAGGTCCTTATTTTTATTTACCGAAGCTAGAAGGGCACGAAGAAGCAAGGTTGTGGAATGATGTTTTTGTATTTGCTCAACAAAGGCTAGGAATTGAACAAGGAACGATCAAAGCGACAGTCCTCATAGAAACTATTCTAGCTAGCTTTGAGATGGATGAAATTTTGTATGAGCTACGTGATCACAGTGCTGGACTTAACTGTGGACGGTGGGATTATATCTTTAGCTTTATCAAAAAATTCTGTAAAAATAAAAGTGTTATATTGCCTGATCGTGCTCAAGTGAATATGACTGTTCCTTTTATGAAAGCTTATACCGATCTAACCATTCAGACGTGTCATAAACGTAATGCTCATGCAATGGGAGGAATGGCGGCACAAATCCCTGTTCGAAATGATGTGATAGCGAATGAAGCTGCTTTTGAGAAAGTAAGGCTGGATAAAGAAAGAGAAGCTCTGGCCGGTCATGATGGTACATGGGTTGCTCATCCTGGTCTTGTGCCAGTAGCATTGAGCGTATTTGATAAAACCATGCCTTCTGCTAATCAAATTCATCTAAAAAGACCTGATGTACACGTATCTCCGGCAGACTTACTAGCTGTTCCAGCAGGTACTATTACAGAGCAGGGTGTACGCACGAATATAAGTGTAGCTATTCAATATGTGGAGGCTTGGCTGAGAGGAATGGGTGCAGTACCGATTAATAATCTCATGGAGGATGCAGCTACCGCGGAGATATCGCGTGCCCAGGTCTGGCAATGGATTCGACATCCAGATGGGGTCTTTACCGATGGACGTAGGATTACATGGGAATTGGTAGAGGGGATGATCCATGAAGAAATGGCTACTTTACAGCAGGAGATAGGTTTAGAACGTTTTGAGGCAGGGGAATTTCCATTGGCTATTGCTTTGTTTAAAGAAGTAGTTCAAGCGGAAGAGTTTATACCTTTTATTACATTACCAGCATATGAGCATATTTAA
- a CDS encoding sigma-70 family RNA polymerase sigma factor: MLASSPGIAESDLKKIRRYQETSCQELATDLLIKYESMIKMAAKKISRNCRDFYEDLYQIGQISLLRSLQQFDASLGFAFEPYAMKSLIGHMKNYLRDKSWYVQVPRRIKEKGARIQQVIDELTITLERSPDVQEIADKMEMSVEEAIEVLAGREYYQLTSLDAPLSTDEGGSTIGDLVSSSVDDFGALENKLDLQEAMEQLKEEEQKVIYSAYIDGLSQRAIANVLGISQMSVCRIQKRAVTKLRDILSAGHIASKK, from the coding sequence ATGTTAGCGTCATCTCCCGGGATAGCAGAGAGTGATCTGAAAAAGATACGAAGGTATCAGGAAACTAGTTGCCAAGAACTAGCTACAGATTTGTTAATCAAATATGAATCTATGATTAAAATGGCAGCTAAAAAGATCTCTCGTAACTGTCGGGATTTTTATGAGGATTTATATCAGATTGGGCAGATATCATTACTGCGCTCATTACAGCAATTTGATGCTAGTTTAGGATTTGCTTTTGAACCTTATGCGATGAAAAGTTTAATTGGGCATATGAAGAATTATTTGAGAGATAAATCTTGGTATGTCCAAGTGCCACGCCGCATTAAAGAAAAGGGCGCACGTATTCAACAGGTTATTGATGAGCTAACCATTACTTTAGAGCGTTCTCCAGACGTTCAAGAAATTGCTGATAAAATGGAGATGTCTGTAGAAGAAGCAATTGAAGTATTAGCTGGCCGCGAGTATTATCAACTAACGTCTCTTGATGCGCCTCTCAGTACAGATGAGGGTGGATCAACGATTGGAGATTTAGTCAGTTCCTCAGTAGATGATTTTGGAGCACTTGAAAATAAACTGGATTTGCAGGAAGCGATGGAACAATTAAAAGAAGAAGAGCAAAAAGTCATATATTCTGCATACATAGATGGCCTATCTCAACGAGCCATTGCTAATGTATTGGGGATATCACAGATGAGTGTATGCCGTATTCAGAAAAGAGCGGTAACTAAGTTGCGAGATATTTTATCAGCGGGGCATATTGCTTCGAAAAAATAG